The sequence below is a genomic window from Candidatus Neomarinimicrobiota bacterium.
CGTCATCATCAAGGGAGATCATCACCGACGGACGGTAATATTTTTCAGTTATCCGAGACGCTACGATCCCTATTACGCCCTGATGCCACTTATCGCCGTATAGTACCGCGCCGAACAGCTGATCGGGATTATACCGGTCAAGCAGTTGTTGCTCCGCCTCTTCATAGGTTTTCTGATCTATCACCCGTCTCTCGGAATTTAATCTCTCGAACTTTTTCGCTAATTTAGTCGCTTGCTCCATATCGTTCGAAATAAAAAGCTCTACAGCCTCCCTTGCTTCTCCCAAACGTCCTACTGCGTTAATCCTCGGACCAAACAGGAACACAATGTCATTTACGGTCATTCGCTGCTTTCTGAATCCCGATGATTTTAATAAAGCCCTGAGTCCTATCCTCTTCGCTTTATAGATTTCCGGAAGACCCAGCGATACTATGACCCTGTTCTCACCTGTCATAGGCACAATGTCAGCGGCGGTTCCGAGAGCAGCAAGATCATATAGCTCCCTTGAATACCAATTATCAGGATTCTGATTCTTTTTTAATGCCTGAGCTAATTTGAGGGCGACGCCGGCGCCGGATAAATTTCTGTAGGGATAAGTTGAGTCATGGCGTTTCGGATTGATCACCGCGAGCGCATCGGGATGGTGATCGACAACTTCATGATGATCCGTCACTATCACGTCTATGCCGTATGATTTTGCGAGCTCGATTTCACTATGCGCCGTGATGCCGCAATCGCAGGTTATAATAAGTTTTACACCCACCTGATTGGCTGATTCTATCCCACCTGCTGAAAGCCCGTAACCTTCGCTGCGTACCGGGATGTAGTACGTAATCCGGGCACCCATTTGACGGAGAGTCAGGTATATTATTGACGTCGCTGTAGTCCCGTCTACGTCGTAATCCCCGTAAATCAGCATGTGATTATCCTGTTCAATATGCCTTTGGATAATCTCGACTGCTTTTGACATATCCGTTAACAAAAAAGGATCGTGAAAGTGTTCCTCTTCCGGATTGAAAAATAATTTTGCCTGCTCTAAGTTTTCTATCCCCCTGTTCAATAGTATGGAGACTATTAAATCGGAGAGCCCGGTCTCCTTCGATAACGATGATATACTCTTCTCATCAAGAGTAGGAAAGGTCCAGACTTTATCCATATGTAACCAGCATTTGAAGTATCATTGCTCCAAGCAAACCTGTAAGCCGAATTCTGTCTCCCGGAAAACCGGGATGGCGATCATCTATCTGGGCGGTGCGTTACCGCACCGCTCAAGCGATCTACCCGAAAAGCTATCCCGGTAAACCGGGATAAGCGCCAGATACGCATGCTTTCCTACTTGATCTTGCTCCAGGTGGGGTTTACATAGCTTCCGGAGTCACCCCCGGAACTGGTGGTCTCTTACACCACCATTTCACCCTTACCTTTCCGATAAAATCGGAAATCGGCGGTATTCTTTCTGTTGCACTTGCCGTTCCTCGCGAAACCTCTCTGTTAGAGAGCACCTCTCTGTACGGAGTTCGGACTTTCCTCCCCTCCCCGAAATCGGGAAGAGGCGATCGCCCGGCCTGCTTGAAGCATTAATTTTAATTTTCAGCAACTGCCTCATGCGGTATCAGTACTCTGCCGCATGCTTCGCAATTAATAATTCTTTCCATCTTTTTAACCTCTACTACAAGTTGAGGCGGAAGGCTGTGGAAACAACCTCCGCATGCGCCTCGAATTACCGGAACTACTGCTCGACCGTTCTTTGCATTTCTAATCTTCTCATATTTTGAAAATAGCGCTTTTGAAATCGTTGGAGCGATCTTTTTCCTTTTTTTCAGGTATTCGGTCTCGGAGCTCTTTGTCTCATTGATTTTCAGGTCCAACTCTTTTGACCTCGTTTCAAGGTCCTGTTGAATTTCCTCTAACAGGGCTTTGGAGTTTTTGTTTGTTTCTTCATTCTCTTCTTTTTCGCCCATCAGATCAAGTATCTGATTTTCACTCTCACGGATTGCGTTCTGCATCGCTTCCAACTCATGCGTGAGCGCGTCATATTCCTTATTCGTATTCACAGCATACAGCTGTTCTTTATATTTTTCCAGTTTTTGTTTTGCCTGCGCAATATTTCCTTCAATATCTCTTATCTGCGAATCAATTTCCTCGATACGGCTGCCGCTTTCCTCTAAAGACTTTTGCGTCCCTCCAAGATCGTTTTTCAATTGTTCAACTTCGTGAGGCAAGCTGCCTCGAAGCTCTTCGATTTCGTTTAGTTTGGAATCAACGTTTTGTAACTCAATCAACTTTTCCAATACTTCCCGCATTACTGTCTCCTAAATGACTCTTTCTTGTTTTGCAATTTATTATGTGTTCGCATTTCCATTGAATAAAACAAACGGGTTTGATTCGGATTCCGATATTCTAACCTGTATTTTTCCGAAATCAATCCTGTTCTCTAAGTAATCTTTTATCGGCTGTATAACTACCCGTTCACTTTCAAAATGCCCTGCGTTAATCAGGGCGATCCTCTCGCCTCCCTGAAGCCAATGGCTGTGCTTGAAATCAGCGCTGACAAATACATCAGCGTTCTTCTCAATGGCAGTCTCCAAAAATGCTCCTCCTGAGCCTGAAGAGATGGCGACTATTTTGACAGCGCTGTCCAGATTACCTCTATAAGTCAACGCCTCTACATTGAGTACCGATTTAATCTTTTCAAGAAACTGGCTTAAGCTCAACTCCGTATCAAGCTTTCCGATTCTACCATACCGCCCTGCTGCATCAGAATTTAAAGGTTCGATATCCACAAGCCCTAACTTGTTTGCCAGCTCCTCGTTCACACCACCCGCAGCGGCATCCAAATTTGTGTGCATTGTATAGAGTGAAATATCGTTCTTTATGAGTTGGTAGATTACAGACGCAGGGTGTTCTTCTTTCCTTAATGCTTTTAAAGGCTCGAATATTATCGGATGATGTGAAATAATTAAATTAGAGTCCGTGCTTATGGCCTCTTCCACAACCCTTTCGGTAGCATCGAGGGCAACTAATATCCCGGTTAATTCCTCTTCGTCCGATCCTATCAGCAACCCTACGTTATCCCATTCCGATGCGCTATCCTCCGGCGCCCACTCATTCAATATTTTAGTTACATCCTTTACTTTCACGTCAAAAAAAATACCCCTTAGCTAAGGGGCATTCTTGAATGCAGATTTATCTTTCGAAGAGGCATTATAGATGGTCTCCGAATTTCCGGTGACCTCACTTACCGTCTCCAATAATTTTATTTTTGCTTATCTTCAACCTCAATTTTTCTCGTTCATGTGGGCGATACTGGACTCGAACCAGTGACCTCCACGATGTGAGCGTGGCACTCTAACCAACTGAGCTAATCGCCCATCCATGTACGGTCAGTAATATATATTCATTCTAAAAGTATGTCAAGTGTTAATCATGCTGAACCTCCCCCAAAATGTCATGCAAATCCGAGTGATAGTTGTTTCCATGTTGATTCCCCACCCTATAGCCCAGCCATTTATGGCTGGGTGGAGATTTGTCCGCCGAAAATCTGCTACGCCGTTCACGGCGTTGTCTCATCTGTGCCTATTGCAAGGGCGTGAACGCCCTGAGTTTTGTGACGTTATCAGTTCGCAGCCATTTTGAGGCTTTGCGCAAACCGTTAAAGCGGTTGTATGGGTGTGATTTGCGATTTGCTATCCCCCGATTAAAATCGGGGGTTCATGATACCCTAAGACTAATAATCTCAATATCTTATTAACCCCTCGATTGGTCGAGGGGTTGTAGATGAGTCACACTTAAGCAAACTGTTTCAACAGTTTTTTTCATTTGAAATCCGTTTCTACACAGCCTCTGAATGGCTGGGCTAAATTTTACAACTCGGTGATATTTTCATTTAACTTATTGATAGACGCTCGATACGTCCTGTAGTACGAAATAAAAAATCTTGCTTCAAAATCATCACTTTCATTTATTAGACCGTGAGCGATACCAAAAAGACACCTGATTTAGTACTTATAGTCAGCCTTGGACTGGGAGTCATCCTATTTTCATTAAATGAAGCCGATACGGATTTTTTCGGACATCTCACTTATGGCGAGGAGATTTTAGAAAGCGGTTCCATGCCGACCGTCAATAAGTATTCTTACACATATCCGGATTACCCCTGGGTAAATCACAAATGGCTCACAAGCGCTATTTTTGCTTCGCTAAACAGCCTGTTCGGAAGTGGCGGGATTCTTATTCTAAAGATCACAATATTTTTGATAATTATCGGGGTTTTAAACTCCACAATAAAAAAAATCTATCCCGGCATCCACCCGTTAGCGCGATTTCTCACGCTCGTTATTTCATCCGGGTTTTTGCAGGCAGCCTCTCACCCGCGAGCACATATATTCACCTATCTCTTCACATCTATTTTATTATGGATACTTTATTCCAACTACAACGTCAAGAAAATGATATTCTTACTTTCAGCGATATTTATTCCGTGGGTCAATCTTCACGGGGGAGTCATCGCCGGTTACGGAATATTTTACCTTTGGGTCATTACCAAACTCTTTCAAAAAGATGGTGATCAACCACTAACCAAACCCCCCTTAATCGTTATTTCTCTCTGTTTACCGATTTTCTTGCTTATCAATCCTTATGGTCTCGATCTTCCGGCGCAGCTCTGGACGGAGTTGGCAACAGATAAATCGATGATAGCCGAGTGGCAGCCGTTACCGCTGTTTACATGGAATTACCTGATATTTAAAATCCTCTTCGCGGTCGTCATTCCGCTTTCGTTTTTGTGGCGAAAAGAAATAAAACCGTTTCCGACGTTGCTGGCGATGATCACTTTTTTAATGTCAATTCGGTATTTCAGACACATCCCTTTTTTCGGCATCTCAAGCGCGCTCATTTTGCCGATTCTTTTCGACAATTATCTCAGCCGATACGCTAAGAGTCTCAATAACGTGACAGGCAAATTCCTAAACAGTTTTGCTCTCTTTTCCCGGCTAAAAAGAATTATGATAATCGCGCCTTGTTTACTGATTGTTTTCCTACCCCACGTTATCGGGTACCCGTCATCTATGACGATTTATCCGCCGCCCGATTTTTATCCGATTGAGCATGTCAGGTGGTTGAAGGGAAATAACATTAAGGGAAACCTCCTCAATTCGTTCAATTGGGGTAAATATCTTACATATGAACTTTACCCTGATATTAAAATATGCATAGACGGCAGGTTGGATACAGCTTACCCGGAGAAATTTCTAACCGAATATTTCGATTTCTACTTTGGCGAAAACGCCTCGTCAGATTTTCTGCGTAAATACGATCACGAATTGATCATGCTGGAACCTGAAAGTCCACAGGTTGAAAAGCTATTAAGTAACAGAAATTGGAATGTAGCGTTAAGGACAGATGAAGCAATTCTATTTGTAAAAGCTCAGGGCAAGAACGAATAAGTTCATATCACTCGAAAATAATAAATTCTCCGCCGGAACGCTTAAAAGGCAAATTTAGAAAGTCGGCGTGATATTCATGTACATCGTCCCCCAGACTATTTATTAGCTCGACGGGAGGATTCATATTACCCACCATGACGTAAGGTATGATCTGATACTCACCTGCAGGTAGCTCTCCCGGCAATAAATCAAATCTCAGTTCGTAGGTCAATGTCAGATCTTTATCTATAAAATTCACTAAATTAATGTGAGATCCGATATCAACCATCTTTATTATTTCTTCTTGCGTGTCAACCTTTTTTAGAAACAATGCGGAAAGCGGCAAAGAGCTTCTTGCATCAGCCCTTAACATCACGGTTTTAACCGGATCAATGCGAGGGGAAGTAAGAGTTACGTCCACAAGTATAATTGTCGATTCCGATGCGCTCGCAGACTCTTGTTTGGGTGCTACTTCAACATTGAGCAGTTTTGACAATGTTATATTTTCTTTGATACTACCCGTTTCATCTATTTCTTCTGTGGATTTGACCAGATCACCGTTGAGAATTGTAACGCCCACCGAGTCAAGACTGAAGTTGGCGACGTAAAAATACAGGTTAAAATCGCCGTTTACACCTTCACCCCCGCTCTGACTTGCCGGCGGAGGTAAGCTGAGCGTGAATTCTCCTCCGGAATCAGTGAGTGTACTTATATTGAATCCCTCGAGCCAAACGTATATGCCGCTGAAGTCTGTTTCATGGCTCAAAGTTACCTGCCCGCTGATCTGAGACGCAGAGACTTTATCTCCATCCGAAAACGGATTTTCAGTGCATCCCGTCAGCATAAACATCAATACGCCGAATACTCCAATTGAAGTTAATCCGGATGGTCTCATTCTGTTAAAAATCATTTTAATATTCCAATCCTATACTTAGATAGAATCTTCTGTCGCGAAGAGCCAGCCCGTCTATGCTCAGGTCATTTTCAACGAGATTTAAAGCACTGATATTTGAAACGAGATCGAAATTTTTCCACCCGAACCTCTTACTTAAATGAAAATCTACATTCGAATATGAAGGTAGAGTGATTTCTGTCAGCAAGTCAGATTCATCTCTTATCCATCCGATCTGATCCCCCTCTTTAAACAGGATCACATGAATCGACACTCCGCTGAAATTTAAAACCAAATCCGATGTAACTTTAAAATCATACTTGAAAGGGAATACCGATTTATCGGAAATAAAATACTTAGAGACCCCTAATCCAAAATTGAACTTCTCCTCGAAAAAAAAGTTGTCCGAGTTAATTTCCAATCCGGAGATTTTTGCTCTTGATACGTTGTCGAATAAGGGAATCGGTGATCCCAAAATATACGTTGCCCGGATCTTATTATAGTAGACATTTTGAAAGAAGTTAGTTGTTATTTTCCATCCATCCAACGGAGTATCGCCCTTCATAACTCCCGATAACTCTAATCCTATCTCCTTACTATAAACTTTTTCAGGTTCAAAAGTTATGGAAGTCTCATCTGCGCTTCTGGCATAAATAGAACTGATGCGTTGATGCAGAGTCGGGAATTTAAAATTTGTGCCGTAGGTCATATAAGCGTTATAAGATGCGTTTTCAAATTTACCGGCGATGATATATGAAAATTTGTATGATGTCTCATCAGCTGAGTCATTATATGCATCAGAGCCATCCGAAATATCCTTTTGAGCAAGCGCTATATCCTCCTCATCACGCACATATTCCCTGCGGAAGCTGATGTCGAAGTCGGTCACGTTTACTCTTTCTGAACTGCTTCTCTGGTGGAACTTGGTTATTGAAACGAATCCGTGCCTCGACCTGTTCAATCCGATGCCCGGATTATTTGTCCCTCCGAGAAGTATATTATCCCGAATGTCAGAAAAATCTAAGTTTGCTCGCTCAAATTGGTACACAATTCGCTGCTCTATGCTGCCCAAATTTAATAGCTTTTCTATTCCGAGATTGAATGAGTCCTCCTTTAATTCACGCCTTAAAGTTCCTATACTACTTTTCACCTCGTGGATCTGCTCAAAATATTTTATATACGTTTTCAATTCGATATTCGATAATCCCGGTATATCCCCGATAAAACGGGTTGAATACAGCTGCTCGTCGTTAGATAATAATTCCTCGTCTCTATCGTTCTCGTAATCCCGAGCCGTTATCAATGCAGTTGCAAAGATAGCATCCTCACCACCATCGTTACTGCCCAAATCAAACTTAAGGTTAGCCGTATAATGTGAGGATTGATTTTTCAGTTCGGGATTCTGTGCCGCTTCTCCCGAAAAAAGTCTGCGCGATGAACTCTGCCTTGCGCTCAAAAATCCTGAAAAATTGCCCGCGTTCCCGTTGAGATTGAGGGTCCACTGTCCTGTATCATAACTCCCTATTTTTTGTTTAAATCTTATGTGATTTCCTTCGCCGAGTCTGGGGACTAAATTCACTACGCCTGCAATGGCGTCCGACCCGTAAATCACCGTATTGCTACCCCTGATTACCTCAATTCTTGAGATGTCCTGCAAATCAATAAGAGAAATGTCCGCAATGTTATTATAGAGGCTGTTTAACTTGATGCCGTTATAGAGCACTATTGTCTCATCCGCGTTTCCTCCTCTCAGGGAAATGGTTTTCCTGCCGCTCAGATCATCTTCAACCTGTACACTTTGTTCGTTTCTCAAAAGATCGCCGATATCGTCAAATCCGCGTAACTCGAATACCTGAGATTCTATAACCGAGATTGAATGAGGAAGATCCTTTTGATATTCGGCGGTAATCCTTTTTCCTTTCACTTTGAATTCCGACAGAGGTATAACTCTCGGCGTTAAGAATATGTCTAAAGGAATATCAATATCAGCGATGGAAATTTCGAGCAGCTCATAGCCTACATGCCGGAAGACAATAACCATTCGGGCGTCCGGGTTGTCGATTTGAAGAACATAACTTCCCGAAGACCCTGTCGTCGTGCCTATATTTGAATTCTTTATGAAGACGTTTACGTTTGAAATTGTTTTATTCGTATTCGAGTCTTTTACCGTCCCGTAATATTCCTCAATTCCCTGCGCGTAGAGGCGAACTGCGGGAAATAGCAAAATTACGATGAGTATAAAATTGAATTTATTCTTATTCATTAAATTGATTCATCTTGATTTTCATAGGATATAACAGACTATCACACTGGTTTTAATTATAATTAAATACTCTCTCTCCGAAATATAGTTCCAAATAATCGGGTTACACGCTTTAGCTTATTTAAATTATAACCTATCCTTCTTTCAATATTTTTTTAATTATCTTTTTATCGTCCGGCAAGAATCCGCTCAGCACTAAGCGGGGTACAAGTT
It includes:
- a CDS encoding TonB-dependent receptor plug domain-containing protein, with translation MNKNKFNFILIVILLFPAVRLYAQGIEEYYGTVKDSNTNKTISNVNVFIKNSNIGTTTGSSGSYVLQIDNPDARMVIVFRHVGYELLEISIADIDIPLDIFLTPRVIPLSEFKVKGKRITAEYQKDLPHSISVIESQVFELRGFDDIGDLLRNEQSVQVEDDLSGRKTISLRGGNADETIVLYNGIKLNSLYNNIADISLIDLQDISRIEVIRGSNTVIYGSDAIAGVVNLVPRLGEGNHIRFKQKIGSYDTGQWTLNLNGNAGNFSGFLSARQSSSRRLFSGEAAQNPELKNQSSHYTANLKFDLGSNDGGEDAIFATALITARDYENDRDEELLSNDEQLYSTRFIGDIPGLSNIELKTYIKYFEQIHEVKSSIGTLRRELKEDSFNLGIEKLLNLGSIEQRIVYQFERANLDFSDIRDNILLGGTNNPGIGLNRSRHGFVSITKFHQRSSSERVNVTDFDISFRREYVRDEEDIALAQKDISDGSDAYNDSADETSYKFSYIIAGKFENASYNAYMTYGTNFKFPTLHQRISSIYARSADETSITFEPEKVYSKEIGLELSGVMKGDTPLDGWKITTNFFQNVYYNKIRATYILGSPIPLFDNVSRAKISGLEINSDNFFFEEKFNFGLGVSKYFISDKSVFPFKYDFKVTSDLVLNFSGVSIHVILFKEGDQIGWIRDESDLLTEITLPSYSNVDFHLSKRFGWKNFDLVSNISALNLVENDLSIDGLALRDRRFYLSIGLEY
- the recJ gene encoding single-stranded-DNA-specific exonuclease RecJ; translated protein: MDKVWTFPTLDEKSISSLSKETGLSDLIVSILLNRGIENLEQAKLFFNPEEEHFHDPFLLTDMSKAVEIIQRHIEQDNHMLIYGDYDVDGTTATSIIYLTLRQMGARITYYIPVRSEGYGLSAGGIESANQVGVKLIITCDCGITAHSEIELAKSYGIDVIVTDHHEVVDHHPDALAVINPKRHDSTYPYRNLSGAGVALKLAQALKKNQNPDNWYSRELYDLAALGTAADIVPMTGENRVIVSLGLPEIYKAKRIGLRALLKSSGFRKQRMTVNDIVFLFGPRINAVGRLGEAREAVELFISNDMEQATKLAKKFERLNSERRVIDQKTYEEAEQQLLDRYNPDQLFGAVLYGDKWHQGVIGIVASRITEKYYRPSVMISLDDDVGRGSGRSIPGVNLHEALTECSDLLLGFGGHEQAGGLTIEKSKIQDFVDRFDDVIASRLSEDVMTPKITIEGVIKFKDIDKKLLEIVERLEPYGPGNKHPIFVSYGIESAYKPNIVGENHLKMKVKQGGVVWDAIGFNMAEDLTRVLNPPEEGLKIAYVIEENSWNGNTSIQLNLKDIR
- a CDS encoding Nif3-like dinuclear metal center hexameric protein codes for the protein MKVKDVTKILNEWAPEDSASEWDNVGLLIGSDEEELTGILVALDATERVVEEAISTDSNLIISHHPIIFEPLKALRKEEHPASVIYQLIKNDISLYTMHTNLDAAAGGVNEELANKLGLVDIEPLNSDAAGRYGRIGKLDTELSLSQFLEKIKSVLNVEALTYRGNLDSAVKIVAISSGSGGAFLETAIEKNADVFVSADFKHSHWLQGGERIALINAGHFESERVVIQPIKDYLENRIDFGKIQVRISESESNPFVLFNGNANT